Proteins encoded by one window of Bos javanicus breed banteng chromosome 22, ARS-OSU_banteng_1.0, whole genome shotgun sequence:
- the CDHR4 gene encoding cadherin-related family member 4 isoform X5 encodes MVLLRPLALLLALVVSELYCLSWFIDVSESQGPGATLQSFSFNCSPYIPTLELLHVQPPTTFFNPPSLTRWQGTYVGKMTLSSSARLDALTVNHYELQLRFTCGNQVTEGRLSVNVQRDPNRDQCAGRFASPAGEIIQVRETVTPGTPLYTLLLPGQGAQMNITSAQDPPYFPGPFSIDGQGQLWAPSQGLKGQAQKVFQLQILVTFGQGRSCRGMLTVKVLPVSSSQVSFPQQAQNITIPENLVPGSKVAQVHARGFDVRYEIVSPVPCRLFSIARVDGVVRTTAPLELAQAPDAAVTRLRVKAFERLRPWDSAELDFQVDVQSVNRWPPRCLPALLVTQIPETTPVGTFVNTFTCTDPDSPGSTLDYQLLFHSPASASSLCLRDGVLEVNDTLDCDAPGACLQHTASILVLDSGQPPMTTEVPVLVMVTPVNEFSPTCVSRTFWVREDARPHTLLGSVMGTDLDYPHDSIEYSISGGSGPFAVDSLNGEVHLLGPLDYELQKSYRLTVLLTDHSQDQDPTCHRSGSCTITIEVEQDVNDHAPECEPPFQELTIYAHLGHSLEVTTVSCRVAQEPQRLAFSYRIVGGNSQSRFSLQGAVLVHNDLMLGAPWPEQSHTYELLIRVADAGPSTPHLSTTATVIVHIVPWRASTGATSIHRTTVPSRMTPLLVTDTEVFWQPEPWFVVVLTVTSALLLLGLGWFLSWLLRGLTQVLQTSSKPTQALLLNSIQGTKGSIEGFVEAPRMETPQAPSSVMSLHHFDGRAQDSHEFPFFQTILHLGPLSLQTSSQYLCLPPDIHYLLFS; translated from the exons ATGGTGCTGCTCAGGCCCCTGGCACTTCTTCTTGCTCTGGTTGTCTCTG AACTCTACTGCCTGTCCTGGTTCATAGATGTCTCTGAGAGCCAGGGACCTGGAGCCACCCTTCAGTCTTTCTCCTTCAACTGCTCTCCATATATACCAACCCTGGAGTTGCTCCATGTACAGCCACCCACCACCTTCTTTAACCCACCTAGCCTGACCAGGTGGCAGGGGACCTATGTGGGCAAG ATGACCTTGAGCAGCTCAGCCCGGCTGGATGCCCTGACAGTGAACCACTATGAGCTGCAGCTGAGGTTCACATGTGGCAACCAAGTGACAGAGGGTCGGCTTTCTGTGAATGTTCAGCGGGACCCTAATCGTGACCAGTGTGCTGGTCGATTTGCCAGCCCAG CTGGGGAAATTATTCAGGTTCGAGAAACTGTCACACCTGGGACCCCGCTGTACACTCTGCTGCTCCCAGGCCAGGGAGCCCAG ATGAACATCACTAGTGCCCAGGACCCTCCATACTTCCCTGGACCTTTCTCCATCGATGGGCAGGGTCAGCTGTGGGCACCATCCCAGGGACTCAAAGGCCAGGCTCAAAAG GTCTTCCAGCTTCAGATCCTAGTGACCTTTGGACAAGGCCGAAGCTGCCGTGGGATGCTGACGGTGAAAGTTTTGCCTGTTTCCTCTAGCCAAGTCTCTTTCCC GCAGCAAGCCCAGAACATCACCATTCCCGAAAACCTGGTTCCCGGAAGTAAGGTGGCTCAGGTCCACGCCCGGGGCTTCGACGTGCGCTATGAAATCGTCTCCCCGGTGCCCTGCCGGCTCTTCTCCATAGCACGCG TTGACGGCGTGGTCCGGACCACCGCGCCCCTGGAGCTGGCGCAAGCCCCGGACGCCGCGGTCACTAGGCTGCGGGTGAAGGCCTTCGAGCGACTCCGGCCGTGGGACAGCGCCGAGCTTGATTTCCAGGTGGACGTGCAGTCGGTCAACCGCTGGCCCCCGCGCTGCCTCCCAGCGCTGCTGGT GACTCAGATCCCCGAGACCACGCCTGTGGGCACCTTCGTGAATACCTTCACTTGCACTGACCCGGACTCTCCTGGCTCCACCCTGGACTACCAACTGCTGTTCCACAGCCCTGCCAGCGCTTCCAGCCTCTGCCTGCGAGACGGAGTCCTGGAG GTGAATGACACGCTGGACTGTGACGCTCCTGGCGCCTGCTTGCAGCATACAGCCTCCATTCTGGTGCTTGACAGTGGTCAGCCTCCGATGACCA CTGAGGTGCCTGTGCTGGTGATGGTGACACCTGTCAACGAGTTCTCCCCAACCTGTGTCTCACGCACATTCTGGGTTCGTGAGGATGCAAGGCCCCACACCCTGCTGGGCTCTGTGATGGGCACAGACCTGGATTACCCCCACGACAGCATTGAATACTCCATCTCTGGCGGGTCTGGCCCCTTTGCTGTGGACAGTCTCAATG GGGAGGTTCACCTCCTGGGACCTTTGGACTATGAACTGCAGAAGTCGTACAGGCTCACTGTCCTGCTGACTGACCACAGCCAAGACCAGGACCCCACCTGCCACCGTTCAGGCTCCTGTACCATCACCATTGAGGTTGAG CAGGATGTGAACGACCATGCCCCCGAGTGTGAGCCCCCGTTTCAGGAACTCACCATCTACGCTCACCTGGGCCATAGTTTGGAGGTGACCACAGTGTCGTGTCGGGTGGCCCAGGAGCCCCAGCGCCTGGCTTTCTCCTACAGAATTGTGGGAG GGAATAGTCAGAGCCGATTCAGCCTGCAAGGAGCTGTCCTAGTGCACAACGACCTCATGTTGGGCGCCCCCTGGCCAGAGCAGTCCCATACATATGAGCTATTGATCCGTGTGGCCGATGCaggcccctccaccccccacctcagCACCACGGCCACTGTCATTGTGCATATAGTGCCCTGGAGGGCCAGCACAGGGGCCACCAGCATCCACAGAACCACA GTGCCTTCAAGGATGACACCCCTGCTTGTGACAGACACGGAGGTTTTCTGGCAGCCGGAGCCCTGGTTTGTGGTGGTGCTGACAGTGACcagtgcccttctcctcctgggttTGGGCTGGTTCCTCAGCTGGCTCCTGCGGGG GTTGACCCAGGTGCTACAGACATCAAGCAAACCCACCCAGGCTTTACTGCTAAACAG TATCCAGGGAACTAAGGGATCCATTGAAGGGTTTGTGGAGGCCCCGAGGATGGAGACACCCCAGGCACCCAGCAGTGTCATGAGCCTG CACCATTTTGATGGCAGAGCCCAGGACTCCCATGAGTTCCCCTTTTTCCAAACCATTCTCCACTTGGGCCCACTTTCTCTTCAGACCTCATCTCAATATCTCTGCCTACCACCAGACATCCACTATCTACTCTTTTCCTGA
- the CDHR4 gene encoding cadherin-related family member 4 isoform X6, which produces MVLLRPLALLLALVVSELYCLSWFIDVSESQGPGATLQSFSFNCSPYIPTLELLHVQPPTTFFNPPSLTRWQGTYVGKMTLSSSARLDALTVNHYELQLRFTCGNQVTEGRLSVNVQRDPNRDQCAGRFASPAGEIIQVRETVTPGTPLYTLLLPGQGAQMNITSAQDPPYFPGPFSIDGQGQLWAPSQGLKGQAQKVFQLQILVTFGQGRSCRGMLTVKVLPVSSSQVSFPQQAQNITIPENLVPGSKVAQVHARGFDVRYEIVSPVPCRLFSIARVDGVVRTTAPLELAQAPDAAVTRLRVKAFERLRPWDSAELDFQVDVQSVNRWPPRCLPALLVTQIPETTPVGTFVNTFTCTDPDSPGSTLDYQLLFHSPASASSLCLRDGVLEVNDTLDCDAPGACLQHTASILVLDSGQPPMTTEVPVLVMVTPVNEFSPTCVSRTFWVREDARPHTLLGSVMGTDLDYPHDSIEYSISGGSGPFAVDSLNGEVHLLGPLDYELQKSYRLTVLLTDHSQDQDPTCHRSGSCTITIEVEDVNDHAPECEPPFQELTIYAHLGHSLEVTTVSCRVAQEPQRLAFSYRIVGGNSQSRFSLQGAVLVHNDLMLGAPWPEQSHTYELLIRVADAGPSTPHLSTTATVIVHIVPWRASTGATSIHRTTVPSRMTPLLVTDTEVFWQPEPWFVVVLTVTSALLLLGLGWFLSWLLRGLTQVLQTSSKPTQALLLNSIQGTKGSIEGFVEAPRMETPQAPSSVMSLHHFDGRAQDSHEFPFFQTILHLGPLSLQTSSQYLCLPPDIHYLLFS; this is translated from the exons ATGGTGCTGCTCAGGCCCCTGGCACTTCTTCTTGCTCTGGTTGTCTCTG AACTCTACTGCCTGTCCTGGTTCATAGATGTCTCTGAGAGCCAGGGACCTGGAGCCACCCTTCAGTCTTTCTCCTTCAACTGCTCTCCATATATACCAACCCTGGAGTTGCTCCATGTACAGCCACCCACCACCTTCTTTAACCCACCTAGCCTGACCAGGTGGCAGGGGACCTATGTGGGCAAG ATGACCTTGAGCAGCTCAGCCCGGCTGGATGCCCTGACAGTGAACCACTATGAGCTGCAGCTGAGGTTCACATGTGGCAACCAAGTGACAGAGGGTCGGCTTTCTGTGAATGTTCAGCGGGACCCTAATCGTGACCAGTGTGCTGGTCGATTTGCCAGCCCAG CTGGGGAAATTATTCAGGTTCGAGAAACTGTCACACCTGGGACCCCGCTGTACACTCTGCTGCTCCCAGGCCAGGGAGCCCAG ATGAACATCACTAGTGCCCAGGACCCTCCATACTTCCCTGGACCTTTCTCCATCGATGGGCAGGGTCAGCTGTGGGCACCATCCCAGGGACTCAAAGGCCAGGCTCAAAAG GTCTTCCAGCTTCAGATCCTAGTGACCTTTGGACAAGGCCGAAGCTGCCGTGGGATGCTGACGGTGAAAGTTTTGCCTGTTTCCTCTAGCCAAGTCTCTTTCCC GCAGCAAGCCCAGAACATCACCATTCCCGAAAACCTGGTTCCCGGAAGTAAGGTGGCTCAGGTCCACGCCCGGGGCTTCGACGTGCGCTATGAAATCGTCTCCCCGGTGCCCTGCCGGCTCTTCTCCATAGCACGCG TTGACGGCGTGGTCCGGACCACCGCGCCCCTGGAGCTGGCGCAAGCCCCGGACGCCGCGGTCACTAGGCTGCGGGTGAAGGCCTTCGAGCGACTCCGGCCGTGGGACAGCGCCGAGCTTGATTTCCAGGTGGACGTGCAGTCGGTCAACCGCTGGCCCCCGCGCTGCCTCCCAGCGCTGCTGGT GACTCAGATCCCCGAGACCACGCCTGTGGGCACCTTCGTGAATACCTTCACTTGCACTGACCCGGACTCTCCTGGCTCCACCCTGGACTACCAACTGCTGTTCCACAGCCCTGCCAGCGCTTCCAGCCTCTGCCTGCGAGACGGAGTCCTGGAG GTGAATGACACGCTGGACTGTGACGCTCCTGGCGCCTGCTTGCAGCATACAGCCTCCATTCTGGTGCTTGACAGTGGTCAGCCTCCGATGACCA CTGAGGTGCCTGTGCTGGTGATGGTGACACCTGTCAACGAGTTCTCCCCAACCTGTGTCTCACGCACATTCTGGGTTCGTGAGGATGCAAGGCCCCACACCCTGCTGGGCTCTGTGATGGGCACAGACCTGGATTACCCCCACGACAGCATTGAATACTCCATCTCTGGCGGGTCTGGCCCCTTTGCTGTGGACAGTCTCAATG GGGAGGTTCACCTCCTGGGACCTTTGGACTATGAACTGCAGAAGTCGTACAGGCTCACTGTCCTGCTGACTGACCACAGCCAAGACCAGGACCCCACCTGCCACCGTTCAGGCTCCTGTACCATCACCATTGAGGTTGAG GATGTGAACGACCATGCCCCCGAGTGTGAGCCCCCGTTTCAGGAACTCACCATCTACGCTCACCTGGGCCATAGTTTGGAGGTGACCACAGTGTCGTGTCGGGTGGCCCAGGAGCCCCAGCGCCTGGCTTTCTCCTACAGAATTGTGGGAG GGAATAGTCAGAGCCGATTCAGCCTGCAAGGAGCTGTCCTAGTGCACAACGACCTCATGTTGGGCGCCCCCTGGCCAGAGCAGTCCCATACATATGAGCTATTGATCCGTGTGGCCGATGCaggcccctccaccccccacctcagCACCACGGCCACTGTCATTGTGCATATAGTGCCCTGGAGGGCCAGCACAGGGGCCACCAGCATCCACAGAACCACA GTGCCTTCAAGGATGACACCCCTGCTTGTGACAGACACGGAGGTTTTCTGGCAGCCGGAGCCCTGGTTTGTGGTGGTGCTGACAGTGACcagtgcccttctcctcctgggttTGGGCTGGTTCCTCAGCTGGCTCCTGCGGGG GTTGACCCAGGTGCTACAGACATCAAGCAAACCCACCCAGGCTTTACTGCTAAACAG TATCCAGGGAACTAAGGGATCCATTGAAGGGTTTGTGGAGGCCCCGAGGATGGAGACACCCCAGGCACCCAGCAGTGTCATGAGCCTG CACCATTTTGATGGCAGAGCCCAGGACTCCCATGAGTTCCCCTTTTTCCAAACCATTCTCCACTTGGGCCCACTTTCTCTTCAGACCTCATCTCAATATCTCTGCCTACCACCAGACATCCACTATCTACTCTTTTCCTGA
- the CDHR4 gene encoding cadherin-related family member 4 isoform X8: MVLLRPLALLLALVVSELYCLSWFIDVSESQGPGATLQSFSFNCSPYIPTLELLHVQPPTTFFNPPSLTRWQGTYVGKMTLSSSARLDALTVNHYELQLRFTCGNQVTEGRLSVNVQRDPNRDQCAGRFASPAGEIIQVRETVTPGTPLYTLLLPGQGAQMNITSAQDPPYFPGPFSIDGQGQLWAPSQGLKGQAQKVFQLQILVTFGQGRSCRGMLTVKVLPVSSSQVSFPQQAQNITIPENLVPGSKVAQVHARGFDVRYEIVSPVPCRLFSIARVDGVVRTTAPLELAQAPDAAVTRLRVKAFERLRPWDSAELDFQVDVQSVNRWPPRCLPALLVTQIPETTPVGTFVNTFTCTDPDSPGSTLDYQLLFHSPASASSLCLRDGVLEVNDTLDCDAPGACLQHTASILVLDSGQPPMTTEVPVLVMVTPVNEFSPTCVSRTFWVREDARPHTLLGSVMGTDLDYPHDSIEYSISGGSGPFAVDSLNGEVHLLGPLDYELQKSYRLTVLLTDHSQDQDPTCHRSGSCTITIEVEDVNDHAPECEPPFQELTIYAHLGHSLEVTTVSCRVAQEPQRLAFSYRIVGGNSQSRFSLQGAVLVHNDLMLGAPWPEQSHTYELLIRVADAGPSTPHLSTTATVIVHIVPWRASTGATSIHRTTVPSRMTPLLVTDTEVFWQPEPWFVVVLTVTSALLLLGLGWFLSWLLRGLTQVLQTSSKPTQALLLNSIQGTKGSIEGFVEAPRMETPQAPSSVMSLHHFDGRAQDSHDSGTGRDYLFNTHTGARRWL; this comes from the exons ATGGTGCTGCTCAGGCCCCTGGCACTTCTTCTTGCTCTGGTTGTCTCTG AACTCTACTGCCTGTCCTGGTTCATAGATGTCTCTGAGAGCCAGGGACCTGGAGCCACCCTTCAGTCTTTCTCCTTCAACTGCTCTCCATATATACCAACCCTGGAGTTGCTCCATGTACAGCCACCCACCACCTTCTTTAACCCACCTAGCCTGACCAGGTGGCAGGGGACCTATGTGGGCAAG ATGACCTTGAGCAGCTCAGCCCGGCTGGATGCCCTGACAGTGAACCACTATGAGCTGCAGCTGAGGTTCACATGTGGCAACCAAGTGACAGAGGGTCGGCTTTCTGTGAATGTTCAGCGGGACCCTAATCGTGACCAGTGTGCTGGTCGATTTGCCAGCCCAG CTGGGGAAATTATTCAGGTTCGAGAAACTGTCACACCTGGGACCCCGCTGTACACTCTGCTGCTCCCAGGCCAGGGAGCCCAG ATGAACATCACTAGTGCCCAGGACCCTCCATACTTCCCTGGACCTTTCTCCATCGATGGGCAGGGTCAGCTGTGGGCACCATCCCAGGGACTCAAAGGCCAGGCTCAAAAG GTCTTCCAGCTTCAGATCCTAGTGACCTTTGGACAAGGCCGAAGCTGCCGTGGGATGCTGACGGTGAAAGTTTTGCCTGTTTCCTCTAGCCAAGTCTCTTTCCC GCAGCAAGCCCAGAACATCACCATTCCCGAAAACCTGGTTCCCGGAAGTAAGGTGGCTCAGGTCCACGCCCGGGGCTTCGACGTGCGCTATGAAATCGTCTCCCCGGTGCCCTGCCGGCTCTTCTCCATAGCACGCG TTGACGGCGTGGTCCGGACCACCGCGCCCCTGGAGCTGGCGCAAGCCCCGGACGCCGCGGTCACTAGGCTGCGGGTGAAGGCCTTCGAGCGACTCCGGCCGTGGGACAGCGCCGAGCTTGATTTCCAGGTGGACGTGCAGTCGGTCAACCGCTGGCCCCCGCGCTGCCTCCCAGCGCTGCTGGT GACTCAGATCCCCGAGACCACGCCTGTGGGCACCTTCGTGAATACCTTCACTTGCACTGACCCGGACTCTCCTGGCTCCACCCTGGACTACCAACTGCTGTTCCACAGCCCTGCCAGCGCTTCCAGCCTCTGCCTGCGAGACGGAGTCCTGGAG GTGAATGACACGCTGGACTGTGACGCTCCTGGCGCCTGCTTGCAGCATACAGCCTCCATTCTGGTGCTTGACAGTGGTCAGCCTCCGATGACCA CTGAGGTGCCTGTGCTGGTGATGGTGACACCTGTCAACGAGTTCTCCCCAACCTGTGTCTCACGCACATTCTGGGTTCGTGAGGATGCAAGGCCCCACACCCTGCTGGGCTCTGTGATGGGCACAGACCTGGATTACCCCCACGACAGCATTGAATACTCCATCTCTGGCGGGTCTGGCCCCTTTGCTGTGGACAGTCTCAATG GGGAGGTTCACCTCCTGGGACCTTTGGACTATGAACTGCAGAAGTCGTACAGGCTCACTGTCCTGCTGACTGACCACAGCCAAGACCAGGACCCCACCTGCCACCGTTCAGGCTCCTGTACCATCACCATTGAGGTTGAG GATGTGAACGACCATGCCCCCGAGTGTGAGCCCCCGTTTCAGGAACTCACCATCTACGCTCACCTGGGCCATAGTTTGGAGGTGACCACAGTGTCGTGTCGGGTGGCCCAGGAGCCCCAGCGCCTGGCTTTCTCCTACAGAATTGTGGGAG GGAATAGTCAGAGCCGATTCAGCCTGCAAGGAGCTGTCCTAGTGCACAACGACCTCATGTTGGGCGCCCCCTGGCCAGAGCAGTCCCATACATATGAGCTATTGATCCGTGTGGCCGATGCaggcccctccaccccccacctcagCACCACGGCCACTGTCATTGTGCATATAGTGCCCTGGAGGGCCAGCACAGGGGCCACCAGCATCCACAGAACCACA GTGCCTTCAAGGATGACACCCCTGCTTGTGACAGACACGGAGGTTTTCTGGCAGCCGGAGCCCTGGTTTGTGGTGGTGCTGACAGTGACcagtgcccttctcctcctgggttTGGGCTGGTTCCTCAGCTGGCTCCTGCGGGG GTTGACCCAGGTGCTACAGACATCAAGCAAACCCACCCAGGCTTTACTGCTAAACAG TATCCAGGGAACTAAGGGATCCATTGAAGGGTTTGTGGAGGCCCCGAGGATGGAGACACCCCAGGCACCCAGCAGTGTCATGAGCCTG CACCATTTTGATGGCAGAGCCCAGGACTCCCATGA CTCAGGTACAGGCAGAGATTACCTGTTCAACACGCACACGGGAGCCCGACGCTGGCTCTGA
- the CDHR4 gene encoding cadherin-related family member 4 isoform X3, translating to MSRSVVGCGGQGKTLAACLQDVARPQGRREGLCVPGSMSMGVSSLNRLFLTELYCLSWFIDVSESQGPGATLQSFSFNCSPYIPTLELLHVQPPTTFFNPPSLTRWQGTYVGKMTLSSSARLDALTVNHYELQLRFTCGNQVTEGRLSVNVQRDPNRDQCAGRFASPAGEIIQVRETVTPGTPLYTLLLPGQGAQMNITSAQDPPYFPGPFSIDGQGQLWAPSQGLKGQAQKVFQLQILVTFGQGRSCRGMLTVKVLPVSSSQVSFPQQAQNITIPENLVPGSKVAQVHARGFDVRYEIVSPVPCRLFSIARVDGVVRTTAPLELAQAPDAAVTRLRVKAFERLRPWDSAELDFQVDVQSVNRWPPRCLPALLVTQIPETTPVGTFVNTFTCTDPDSPGSTLDYQLLFHSPASASSLCLRDGVLEVNDTLDCDAPGACLQHTASILVLDSGQPPMTTEVPVLVMVTPVNEFSPTCVSRTFWVREDARPHTLLGSVMGTDLDYPHDSIEYSISGGSGPFAVDSLNGEVHLLGPLDYELQKSYRLTVLLTDHSQDQDPTCHRSGSCTITIEVEQDVNDHAPECEPPFQELTIYAHLGHSLEVTTVSCRVAQEPQRLAFSYRIVGGNSQSRFSLQGAVLVHNDLMLGAPWPEQSHTYELLIRVADAGPSTPHLSTTATVIVHIVPWRASTGATSIHRTTVPSRMTPLLVTDTEVFWQPEPWFVVVLTVTSALLLLGLGWFLSWLLRGLTQVLQTSSKPTQALLLNSIQGTKGSIEGFVEAPRMETPQAPSSVMSLHHFDGRAQDSRTGRDYLFNTHTGARRWL from the exons ATGAGCCGATCCGTGGTTGGATGTGGGGGACAAGGGAAGACTTTGGCTGCTTGTCTCCAAGATGTGGCCAGGCCTCAAGGCAGAAGGGAAGGACTCTGTGTACCTGGTTCCATGAGCATGGGGGTCTCTAGCTTGAATCGTCTCTTTCTCACAGAACTCTACTGCCTGTCCTGGTTCATAGATGTCTCTGAGAGCCAGGGACCTGGAGCCACCCTTCAGTCTTTCTCCTTCAACTGCTCTCCATATATACCAACCCTGGAGTTGCTCCATGTACAGCCACCCACCACCTTCTTTAACCCACCTAGCCTGACCAGGTGGCAGGGGACCTATGTGGGCAAG ATGACCTTGAGCAGCTCAGCCCGGCTGGATGCCCTGACAGTGAACCACTATGAGCTGCAGCTGAGGTTCACATGTGGCAACCAAGTGACAGAGGGTCGGCTTTCTGTGAATGTTCAGCGGGACCCTAATCGTGACCAGTGTGCTGGTCGATTTGCCAGCCCAG CTGGGGAAATTATTCAGGTTCGAGAAACTGTCACACCTGGGACCCCGCTGTACACTCTGCTGCTCCCAGGCCAGGGAGCCCAG ATGAACATCACTAGTGCCCAGGACCCTCCATACTTCCCTGGACCTTTCTCCATCGATGGGCAGGGTCAGCTGTGGGCACCATCCCAGGGACTCAAAGGCCAGGCTCAAAAG GTCTTCCAGCTTCAGATCCTAGTGACCTTTGGACAAGGCCGAAGCTGCCGTGGGATGCTGACGGTGAAAGTTTTGCCTGTTTCCTCTAGCCAAGTCTCTTTCCC GCAGCAAGCCCAGAACATCACCATTCCCGAAAACCTGGTTCCCGGAAGTAAGGTGGCTCAGGTCCACGCCCGGGGCTTCGACGTGCGCTATGAAATCGTCTCCCCGGTGCCCTGCCGGCTCTTCTCCATAGCACGCG TTGACGGCGTGGTCCGGACCACCGCGCCCCTGGAGCTGGCGCAAGCCCCGGACGCCGCGGTCACTAGGCTGCGGGTGAAGGCCTTCGAGCGACTCCGGCCGTGGGACAGCGCCGAGCTTGATTTCCAGGTGGACGTGCAGTCGGTCAACCGCTGGCCCCCGCGCTGCCTCCCAGCGCTGCTGGT GACTCAGATCCCCGAGACCACGCCTGTGGGCACCTTCGTGAATACCTTCACTTGCACTGACCCGGACTCTCCTGGCTCCACCCTGGACTACCAACTGCTGTTCCACAGCCCTGCCAGCGCTTCCAGCCTCTGCCTGCGAGACGGAGTCCTGGAG GTGAATGACACGCTGGACTGTGACGCTCCTGGCGCCTGCTTGCAGCATACAGCCTCCATTCTGGTGCTTGACAGTGGTCAGCCTCCGATGACCA CTGAGGTGCCTGTGCTGGTGATGGTGACACCTGTCAACGAGTTCTCCCCAACCTGTGTCTCACGCACATTCTGGGTTCGTGAGGATGCAAGGCCCCACACCCTGCTGGGCTCTGTGATGGGCACAGACCTGGATTACCCCCACGACAGCATTGAATACTCCATCTCTGGCGGGTCTGGCCCCTTTGCTGTGGACAGTCTCAATG GGGAGGTTCACCTCCTGGGACCTTTGGACTATGAACTGCAGAAGTCGTACAGGCTCACTGTCCTGCTGACTGACCACAGCCAAGACCAGGACCCCACCTGCCACCGTTCAGGCTCCTGTACCATCACCATTGAGGTTGAG CAGGATGTGAACGACCATGCCCCCGAGTGTGAGCCCCCGTTTCAGGAACTCACCATCTACGCTCACCTGGGCCATAGTTTGGAGGTGACCACAGTGTCGTGTCGGGTGGCCCAGGAGCCCCAGCGCCTGGCTTTCTCCTACAGAATTGTGGGAG GGAATAGTCAGAGCCGATTCAGCCTGCAAGGAGCTGTCCTAGTGCACAACGACCTCATGTTGGGCGCCCCCTGGCCAGAGCAGTCCCATACATATGAGCTATTGATCCGTGTGGCCGATGCaggcccctccaccccccacctcagCACCACGGCCACTGTCATTGTGCATATAGTGCCCTGGAGGGCCAGCACAGGGGCCACCAGCATCCACAGAACCACA GTGCCTTCAAGGATGACACCCCTGCTTGTGACAGACACGGAGGTTTTCTGGCAGCCGGAGCCCTGGTTTGTGGTGGTGCTGACAGTGACcagtgcccttctcctcctgggttTGGGCTGGTTCCTCAGCTGGCTCCTGCGGGG GTTGACCCAGGTGCTACAGACATCAAGCAAACCCACCCAGGCTTTACTGCTAAACAG TATCCAGGGAACTAAGGGATCCATTGAAGGGTTTGTGGAGGCCCCGAGGATGGAGACACCCCAGGCACCCAGCAGTGTCATGAGCCTG CACCATTTTGATGGCAGAGCCCAGGACTCCC GTACAGGCAGAGATTACCTGTTCAACACGCACACGGGAGCCCGACGCTGGCTCTGA